A single window of Anomaloglossus baeobatrachus isolate aAnoBae1 chromosome 5, aAnoBae1.hap1, whole genome shotgun sequence DNA harbors:
- the LOC142311215 gene encoding uncharacterized protein LOC142311215, whose translation MNCLFGVKELASNKTEKDQNMNVFTEQMEYNLSEHVTVESCEEKIPLDVDHHENLDYEKNIPWKDVNKVLQHEENLSDTKIKFDPHHTQQHPCHVKEEVVSHDGGSLKELRIDIFPECIYCPATHIKEEPVFQNRESIIDPNCSAPLRDIKQHPSCNNKEEPVLYKGGNLTDPNVQIPTDNTQYSTPCVKVESDLCDGGSLTDPNMYATTDHTQQYPVTFIKEEPSLCGRNVIDPKMCTPTDHTQYLSTEIKEEIVSYDEDLKDAISDMTTAHTGQCSPIQIKHEPGTFEDENLMDISIHKHIDFIKEELNFGDEGKLAGNSINSFTITGEYIEGIYETEEKKKAPEIRSASPCLETSKKMYTCPVCKRGFNNHGNLVRHRETHKGKKMTCTECGADFCNKTDLSAHVRTHKTSKSLYCSECDKIFASNSHLVIHERIHTGEKPFACSECGKCFSNKSNLAEHMRVHTGSKQFCCTVCLKSYARKDNLVSHQRIHEVEETFTCSKCGRSFVDEHKFIRHKKFHTLDKPFSCRLCGKRFTHKALLLRHERTHIDMKPFLCSECGKCFLKHVDLMKHQRSHTGEKPFVCVECGKCFSTGSGLINHKKIHTSEKPFACPECGNKFKQKNNLVRHQRVHTVLKPYSCTECGKGFTTKSNFNVHQRIHTVRRQLSCPECGKHFPYRRKLKEHLESHEKSNDPELK comes from the coding sequence ATGAACTGCTTATTTGGAGTAAAAGAGTTAGCATCAAATAAAACTGAAAAAGACCAGAATATGAATGTATTTACTGAACAGATGGAGTATAACCTAAGTGAACATGTCACAGTGGAGTCATGTGAAGAAAAAATCCCATTAGATGTTGACCATCATGAAAACCTAGACTATGAAAAGAACATTCCATGGAAGGATGTTAATAAAGTCTTACAACATGAAGAAAATCTTTCCGATACTAAAATTAAATTCGACCCACATCATACTCAACAACATCCATGCCATGTTAAGGAAGAAGTAGTCTCACATGATGGAGGAAGCCTTAAAGAACTCAGAATTGATATATTCCCAGAGTGTATCTACTGTCCAGCTACTCATATTAAGGAGGAACCAGTTTTTCAGAATAGAGAAAGCATTATAGACCCCAATTGTTCTGCACCTTTACGTGATATAAAACAACATCCATCTTGTAATAATAAGGAAGAGCCAGTCTTGTATAAAGGAGGAAACCTCACAGACCCAAACGTTCAGATACCTACAGATAATACGCAATATTCCACTCCTTGTGTTAAGGTAGAATCTGACTTATGTGATGGAGGAAGCCTAACAGACCCAAACATGTATGCCACTACAGATCATACACAACAATATCCGGTTACTTTTATTAAAGAGGAGCCATCCTTGTGTGGAAGAAATGTAATAGATCCCAAAATGTGCACACCCACAGATCATACACAATATCTATCTACTGAAATAAAGGAGGAAATAGTATCATATGATGAAGACCTAAAAGATGCAATCAGTGATATGACAACAGCTCATACAGGACAGTGCTCCCCTATTCAAATCAAGCATGAACCAGGTACTTTTGAAGATGAAAACCTTATGGACATTAGTATTCATAAACACATAGATTTTATTAAAGAAGAATTAAACTTTGGTGATGAAGGGAAACTTGCAGGCAATAGTATTAATTCTTTTACAATCACTGGGGAGTATATCGAAGGAATTTATGAAACTGAAGAGAAAAAAAAGGCCCCAGAAATTAGGTCTGCTTCTCCATGCCTCGAGACATCAAAGAAAATGTATACCTGCCCTGTGTGTAAGAGAGGTTTTAATAACCATGGTAACCTTGTGAGACATCGGGAGACCCACAAGGGAAAGAAAATGACTTGTACAGAGTGTGGTGCCGACTTCTGTAATAAAACTGATCTCTCCGCACATGTACGGACACATAAAACCAGCAAAAGTTTATACTGCTCGGAGTGTGATAAGATATTTGCTAGCAACTCTCATCTTGTCATCCACGAGCGAATTCACACCGGCGAGAAGCCATttgcttgttcagaatgtgggaaatgtttttccaaCAAGTCCAATCTTGCCGAACACATGAGGGTGCACACAGGATCAAAACAATTTTGTTGCACAGTTTGTTTAAAATCGTATGCACGGAAAGACAATCTTGTCAGCCACCAACGAATTCATGAAGTGGAGGAGACATTCACGTGTTCTAAATGTGGCCGTAGCTTTGTGGATGAACATAAGTTTATCCGGCATAAGAAATTCCACACATTGGACAAACCCTTTTCTTGTAGACTCTGCGGGAAACGTTTCACTCATAAGGCACTGCTACTTCGGCATGAGCGGACCCATATAGATATGAAACCCTTTttgtgttcagaatgtggaaaatgtttcttgaaacacgttgacctgatgaagcatcaaagatctcacactggaGAAAAACCATTTGTTTGTGTggaatgtggaaagtgttttagCACAGGGTCAGGTCTTATAAACCACAAAAAAATACACACCAGTGAGAAACCATTTGCATGTCCTGAATGTGGAAATAAATTCAAGCAGAAGAACAaccttgttagacaccagagagtCCACACGGTGCTGAAGCCTTACTCGTGTACTGAGTGTGGGAAAGGATTTACGACAAAGTCCAACTTCAACGTACATCAAAGGATTCACACTGTGAGAAGACAACTCTCCTGCCCTGAATGTGGCAAACATTTCCCTTATAGAAGAAAACTAAAGGAACACCTGGAAAGTCATGAGAAGAGCAATGATCCAGAGCTGAAGTAA